Genomic DNA from Bifidobacterium sp. ESL0769:
GACCCCGCCAAATTCGATGAGTTCGCCGATAAATACCGCAAGGAACTGGACAATAACACGGAAACGGTCGACAAGCTGGTTGCGATATGCCGCGACCAGCCGAAAGTCACTCTGCTATACGGCGCCAAGGACCCGGCGCACAATCAGGCAGTGGTTTTGAAAGATTATCTCGCCAGGAAACTTTCATAAATGATTTTCACGTTCTCGCAAAATCGCTTGACCGACGGCTTTCGTAAAGCAATGCGTTCTGTTGTCAAATGCTGTTATTGCGAAATGACGAAAGATAATCGGTCGTATATCAGAAAAGTTCGGTTTCGGACATCCCAAAGTCAGGAATTTCATAGAAAAAATCCTTATTTAGGCCGTGTAAAGCCGTTTGTATAGCGTATGATAATAGTTATGGCGACAGTGACGTTATCAATACCGAGGGCACACAAGCGTGAGCGTGCCATTTCCGACTACTTCAACATGTGGGT
This window encodes:
- a CDS encoding DUF488 domain-containing protein — encoded protein: MTIALKRVYEVAEDSDGYRVLVDRLWPRGISKVNAKLDLWLKEIGPTTQLRKWFGHDPAKFDEFADKYRKELDNNTETVDKLVAICRDQPKVTLLYGAKDPAHNQAVVLKDYLARKLS